The Bacillus sp. F19 DNA segment AATTCCGCACAATTCTCTCATTATCATTTTAACTTATCCACATGTTAATAACAATATTTCCAAATGCAAGGTTTCTAAGCCCTTAAGCATAAAAGAAAGCACAAAAAAACCCGCTGATTAAATACCAGCAGGGTTTTGGTGTGTCAGATGAGTATTGTTCGGGCAAAGTCCCGCTAATCGCCTAATTCCTTGGCAGAACAAATCCGCAAAAAAAGTCAAAGTGTCGGATTCTTATCTGTCTTCCTGCGCTAAACAGGCGATTTTGCTTTTCTTATTTAGGAGCAATCACCAAATGACGATTAGGTTCTTCTCCAACCGAGTATGTTTTGATCTTGTGCTGCTGGTTAACTAGAGCAGCATGGATAATCTTTCGTTCATATGAAGGCATTGGTTCTAAAGGAACCTCTCTTTTAGTACGAACAGCCTGATGTGCAAGCTTCTGAGCGAGCTGAATTAATGTTTCTTTGCGGCGGGTTCTGTAGTTTTCAGCATCTACTGTAATGTGCAAGTAGTGATTAGAATGACGATTTGCCGCGAGCTGTGTCAAATATTGCAGAGAATTAAGCGTTTGGCCGCGTTTTCCAATTAAGAGCGCAACCTTCTCTCCTTCAATTTGAAACGTGACATTTTTGCCTTCCTGAATCATTTCAACCTTTGCTTCCACATTCATATTTCT contains these protein-coding regions:
- a CDS encoding protein jag, whose translation is MREITATGLSVEEAVQSALTQLNASDKEVEITVIDEGKKGFLGLFGAKPAMVKAVKLPNPAEEAHRFLTEVIRNMNVEAKVEMIQEGKNVTFQIEGEKVALLIGKRGQTLNSLQYLTQLAANRHSNHYLHITVDAENYRTRRKETLIQLAQKLAHQAVRTKREVPLEPMPSYERKIIHAALVNQQHKIKTYSVGEEPNRHLVIAPK